The following coding sequences are from one Saccharomyces eubayanus strain FM1318 chromosome VII, whole genome shotgun sequence window:
- the RPS0A gene encoding 40S ribosomal protein uS2 — translation MSLPATFDLTPEDAQLLLAANTHLGARNVQVHQEPYVFNARPDGVHVINVGKTWEKLVLAARIIAAIPNPEDVVAISSRTFGQRAVLKFAAHTGATPIAGRFTPGSFTNYITRSFKEPRLVIVTDPRSDAQAIKEASYVNIPVIALTDLDSPSEYVDVAIPCNNRGKHSIGLIWYLLAREVLRLRGALVDRTQPWSIMPDLYFYRDPEEVEQVAEEAATEEAGEEEAKEEVTEEQAEATEWAEENADNVEW, via the exons ATGTCCTTACCAGCTACTTTTGACTTGACTCCAGAAGACGCCCAACTATTGTTGGCTGCTAACACTCACTTAGGTGCTAGAAACGTTCAA GTTCACCAAGAACCATATGTTTTCAACGCTAGACCAGATGGTGTCCACGTTATCAACGTTGGTAAGACCTGGGAAAAATTGGTCTTAGCCGCTAGAATCATCGCTGCCATTCCAAACCCAGAAGACGTTGTTGCCATCTCTTCCAGAACTTTCGGTCAAAGAGCTGTCTTAAAGTTCGCTGCTCACACTGGTGCTACCCCAATTGCCGGTAGATTCACCCCAGGTTCTTTCACCAATTACATTACCCGTTCTTTCAAGGAACCAAGATTAGTTATCGTCACCGACCCAAGATCAGACGCTCAAGCCATCAAGGAAGCTTCTTACGTTAACATCCCAGTCATTGCCCTAACTGACTTGGACTCCCCATCAGAATACGTCGATGTCGCTATCCCATGTAACAACAGAGGTAAGCACTCCATCGGTTTAATTTGGTACTTATTGGCCAGAGAAGTCTTGAGACTAAGAGGCGCTCTAGTCGACAGAACCCAACCATGGTCTATCATGCCAGATTTGTACTTCTACAGAGACcctgaagaagttgaacaAGTCGCTGAAGAAGCCGCCACCGAAGAAgctggtgaagaagaagccaagGAAGAGGTTACTGAAGAACAAGCTGAGGCCACTGAATGGGCTGAAGAAAACGCCGACAACGTCGAATGGTAA
- the RSM27 gene encoding mitochondrial 37S ribosomal protein mS33 — MSVPKARLLKVAELSAKIFDQNFNPTGIRTGSKILNERLKGPSIASYYGNPDILKFRHLKTLYPDIEFINLDEQYRLSMVEARKRRGKGTPKKMKKEAAAAAKGKGKKKK; from the coding sequence ATGAGCGTGCCCAAAGCTAGACTGCTAAAGGTAGCCGAATTATCTGCGAAAATATTTGACCAGAATTTTAATCCCACCGGTATTAGAACAGGTTCCAAGATTCTAAATGAACGATTAAAAGGCCCTTCGATTGCAAGCTACTACGGAAACCCAGATATACTAAAGTTTAGACATCTGAAGACACTATATCCTGACATTGAATTCATTAACCTTGACGAACAGTACCGATTATCTATGGTAGAAGCCAGGAAACGTCGTGGTAAAGGTACtccaaagaagatgaagaaagaagcagCTGCAGCTGCAAAGGGGAAgggcaaaaagaaaaaatag
- the GPI1 gene encoding phosphatidylinositol N-acetylglucosaminyltransferase, whose protein sequence is MPNYIFWPYESFFEKSGAEGAQVALAISFQETHFVVLGVCSSQHLEKVIIRPPYYILATREFGENDWDYKVSEPCNVHFRIPRLKYMQFYSSDPISLIIPEKAVDLQSSVGETLNFTKLEEHPRYKSDNKKLRETLNIINLFPTYSKSLSDLYPFVQTSQENLRDTIFSDVATWYSSTYVYRLSTNICVYMTLIVCSIASFVSSFLNYPHFQLVNYSAFVQQIDLRCQQICYFPVQYERINMKDTIRKVEPIIKQENIAAELPNSSMPCKYYPDYILFYNTIWLIINDISFGLILGAILTENRNFLVSTSHRLLKFFLYDSLKTITVLLASNPFGIKLNAELANFLSELFLWVIEFSYSAFIKVLIDPETLSNLLTVMIYMMFLVGCSFGVSLAIDFFAILSFPIYVFYRISSKLYHCQLNIMGSLFNLFCGKKKNILRNRVDHNYFQLDQLLLGTLLFIILVFLTPTVMAFYMSYTVLRMLTITIEISLEAIIALINHFPLFALLLRIKDPKRLPGGISIELQTTTSSMPTTLELKNNPIKFKSMFKPYSLLLAQMTTNYFSFVTVRQIVRGESIMVNRNKLYHVLYSALPSKPLGARALYKRLITQA, encoded by the coding sequence ATGCCGAATTATATCTTCTGGCCATACGAGTCATTTTTTGAGAAGTCTGGTGCCGAAGGGGCACAGGTAGCCTTGGCAATCTCTTTTCAAGAGACTCATTTTGTCGTCTTGGGTGTTTGTAGCTCCCAGCACCTGGAAAAGGTAATCATACGTCCACCGTATTATATATTAGCTACGAGAGAATTTGGGGAGAATGACTGGGACTACAAAGTTTCCGAACCCTGCAATGTTCACTTTAGGATACCCAGGTTGAAGTATATGCAATTTTATTCTTCTGACCCTATATCACTCATCATACCAGAAAAGGCAGTCGATCTTCAAAGCAGTGTGGGAGAAACCTTAAATTTTACCAAATTAGAGGAGCACCCAAGGTACAAGAGTGACAACAAGAAGCTAAGGGAAACTTTAAATATAATCAACCTTTTTCCTACATACAGTAAATCATTGAGTGACCTTTATCCATTTGTTCAAACATCACAGGAAAATTTACGAGACACTATATTTAGTGATGTTGCGACCTGGTACTCCTCTACTTATGTTTATCGGCTATCCACGAATATCTGCGTTTATATGACACTAATAGTTTGCTCCATTGCTAGTTTTGtgtcttcatttttgaattatCCGCACTTCCAATTAGTAAATTACTCAGCATTTGTGCAGCAAATAGATCTTCGATGCCAACAGATTTGCTATTTTCCTGTGCAGTATGAGCGTATTAACATGAAGGATACCATACGCAAAGTTGAACCTATCATAAAGCAAGAGAATATTGCTGCCGAATTGCCGAATTCAAGTATGCCTTGTAAGTATTATCCCgattatattttattttacaaTACCATTTGGCTTATTATTAACGACATCTCCTTTGGCCTAATATTAGGAGCTATACTTACAGAGAATCGGAATTTTTTGGTGTCAACATCCCATAGATTattaaagtttttcttatatGATTCACTGAAAACGATAACCGTATTGCTAGCAAGCAATCCCTTTGGTATCAAATTGAATGCAGAACTGGCAAACTTTTTGAGTGAATTGTTCCTTTGGGTCATAGAATTTTCTTATAGCGCTTTCATAAAAGTTCTCATTGATCCAGAAACCTTGTCAAACTTGCTCACGGTGATGATATACATGATGTTTCTCGTTGGTTGCTCCTTTGGCGTTTCGTTAgcaattgatttttttgcgaTCCtaagttttccaatttaTGTGTTTTATCGTATCAGCAGTAAACTGTACCACTGCCAGCTAAATATCATGGGCAGTCTTTTCAACTTATTTTGcggtaagaagaaaaacattttaCGAAACAGAGTTGATCATAACTATTTCCAATTGGATCAACTGTTATTGGGAACGTTGCTGTTTATTATTCTGGTGTTCTTAACTCCTACAGTTATGGCATTCTACATGTCATACACGGTTTTGAGAATGCTAACAATAACTATTGAAATATCTTTAGAGGCTATTATTGCGCTCATCAACCATTTCCCTTTGTTTGCATTATTACTGAGAATAAAGGACCCTAAACGCCTACCGGGTGGTATTTCCATAGAACTCCAAACCACAACCTCAAGCATGCCTACTACGTTGGAACTTAAAAACAATCCGATTAAATTTAAAAGCATGTTCAAGCCGTATAGCCTATTGTTGGCGCAAATGACAACgaattatttttcatttgtcACTGTACGGCAAATTGTTCGAGGAGAGTCTATAATGGTCAACAGGAATAAGTTATATCACGTTCTATATTCTGCATTGCCAAGTAAGCCATTAGGTGCAAGGGCTTTATATAAAAGGCTGATCACACAAGcatag
- the CCH1 gene encoding calcium channel protein CCH1 has product MEGRKRTLTEPFEPNKNPFADNAAIMTEDSEDEVERNDDHLETRPQALVPPSLNIVPPDSTGYTIEGEQEDSNSDDNEKDDSLISNIFRTRIGRSTNKNMSRPKLSLQTASFSAAESSGRNASPSVGSAKSSSQHIDLNDERLRRRSFSNYSRTSSRRVSNSASSTDRPPRSAKVLSLIAADDMDEFEDLQKGFKSAIDEEGLTWLPQLNKSHTGSVAGEEGEGRGGAEEDEIEGEEDDYDESIADVHTPNVGTSAAPGSIHLTPELGQSRPLSEAHEGFLYTSRKKSSPKFIDHLSPQKKSKDQAEVNEHTIDIPDFEALQKKLDKRPFVLYGHSLGIFSPTNKIRLKIARCLLNKRYSFLCSLLLTFYTILLAVRTYDPHNVVFLYRFSDWTDYFIFILSACFTANDVAKIIAFGFWDDSQMFSAYGREYKSILQRSGIMKLYTYMREKYGSELIDFIIPFKIESTEEEKKYQQKSLTASLTQPYGAKGQNRSFATPRAFARSSWNRIDLVSSVSFWLGMFLSIRSYDSKAGIRIFKPLAILRILRLVNIDTGMPSILRGLKYGIPQLVNVSSMLVYFWIFFGILGVQIFQGSFRRQCVWYNSEDPTDTYQYNLQFCGGHLDPVTKQRQNYIYEDGTEGPVSKGFLCPQYSKCVSNANPYNGRISFDNIVNSMELVFVIMSANTFTDLMYYTMDSDEMAACLFFIVCIFVLTIWLLNLLIAVLVSSFEIANEEYKKRKTIYGSKNMGYIARLITGYWKYFKLKANQAKFPNWSQKGQMIYSYVEFIFVMLIICDIGMRASVKVTTSAHYANILLKTDRGISIVLFIESIVRLILYLPNMWKFLTKPSYVYDLIISIITLVISCLAVEGVLGHAYAWLSIFQISRFYRVIISFNLTKKLWKQILGNGVMIWNLSSFYFFFTFLVAIVMAVYFEGVVPPEEMADQPFGMYSLPNSFLSLFIIGSTENWTDILYPLQKHSPNISSAFFCSVLFIIWFLLSNSVILNIFIALISESMEVKEEEKRPQQIKHYLKFVYPQKIQEYTHASLIARIRKKLFGSRSNEDTRDFKQFLMRGTAIMNIAQNMGELADELKEPPSQNIIQRGLSKLTKGVPSLRRLRMFANNPFYKSSDVVFTETNDINGRTYVLQLNEYEEEKLEYLKRYPLFNYSYYFFSPQHRFRKFCQRLVPPSTGKRTDGTRFVEDSTDLYNKRSYFHHIERDVFVFIFALATILLIVCSCYVTPLYRMYNHMGTWNWSSALDCAFIGAFSIEFIVKTIADGFLYSPNAYLRNPWNFIDFLVLVSMWINLIAYLKNNGNLSRIFKGLTALRALRCLTISNTARQTFNLVMFDGLNKIFEAGLISLSLLFPFTVWGLNIFKGRLGTCNDGSLGREQCYNEYSNSVFQWEIMSPRVYQQPYLHLDSFASAFNSLYQIISLEGWVDLLEDMMNSSGIGTPATVMGSAGSAVFLVLFNFLSMVFILNLFVSFIVNNQARTTGSAYYTIEEKAWLESQKLLSQAKPKAIPNLIELSKIRQFFYQIAVDKKNLYYASFLQIVLYIHIIMLLSRSYDPKHLIGYQGVFFMFSTSVFLIQEAFHMCGEGPRLYFRQKWNSTRLSIVIIAFIMNAVAFHIPASHYWFHNTKGFFLLVIFLFVIPQNDTLTELLETAMASLPPILSLTYTWGVLFLVYAIALNQIFGLTRLGSNTTDNINFRTIIKSMIVLFRCSFGEGWNYIMNDLTISEPYCSSDDNSTYTDCGSETYAYLLLMSWNIISMYIFVNMFVSLIIGNFSYVYRSGGSSSGINRSEIKKYIEAWSKFDTDGTGELELSYLPKIMHSFDGPLSFKIWEGRLTIKNLVKNFMEVNPEDPYDVKIDLNGLNKELNTISKAKVIQRKLQYRRFVQGIHYTNAYNGGIRFSDLLLQIPLFTTYSARECLGIDQYVHYLYVLGKVDKYLENQRNFDVLEMVVTRWKFHSRMKRAIEPDWDVKDHLASSHISNIDINVESVPETAMTEPIGTPRMNYGVNNFMWSPRIDQASTMEPTEKPKDGNSE; this is encoded by the coding sequence ATGGaaggaaggaaaaggaCACTCACAGAGCCATTCGAGCCAAACAAGAATCCCTTCGCTGACAATGCAGCTATAATGACGGAAGATAGTGAAGACGAAGTTGAAAGAAACGATGATCATTTGGAGACGAGGCCACAGGCTTTGGTACCACCATCTTTAAACATTGTGCCACCGGATAGTACTGGATATACAATTGAAGGTGAACAAGAAGATAGTAACTCAGACGACAATGAGAAAGATGATTCATTAATTTCCAACATATTTCGTACTCGTATCGGAAGGAGTACTAATAAAAACATGAGTAGACCTAAGCTTTCTCTTCAAACAGCATCATTTAGTGCTGCAGAATCTTCCGGACGTAACGCTTCGCCTTCGGTAGGGTCTGCCAAATCTAGTTCACAGCATATTGATTTAAATGATGAAAGGCTGCGCAGGCGTAGCTTTAGTAACTACAGCCGAACGTCCAGTAGGCGGGTTTCTAACTCAGCAAGTTCAACCGATAGACCACCGAGGTCGGCAAAAGTTCTGTCACTAATTGCTGCTGACGATATggatgaatttgaagatttgcAGAAAGGGTTCAAAAGTGCGATAGACGAAGAGGGTTTGACGTGGTTACCTCAGTTAAATAAAAGCCATACTGGATCAGTTGCtggagaagaaggagaaggaCGAGGAGGggcagaagaagatgaaatagagggagaagaagatgattaTGATGAATCAATAGCTGATGTACATACACCCAACGTGGGAACGAGCGCAGCGCCTGGTTCCATTCACCTTACGCCAGAACTTGGACAAAGTAGACCGCTGTCTGAGGCACACGAGGgctttttatatacttcaagaaagaaatccAGCCCCAAGTTCATTGATCATTTGTCAcctcaaaagaagagcaaggATCAAGCGGAGGTTAATGAACATACTATAGACATTCCAGATTTCGAAGCGCTTCAGAAGAAGCTAGATAAAAGaccttttgttctttatgGACATTCCCTTGGGATTTTCTCACCTACAAATAAAATAAGATTGAAAATTGCTCGCTGTTTGCTGAATAAACGCTATTCATTTCTTTGCAGCCTTTTATTGACATTTTATACTATACTTCTGGCGGTAAGGACGTACGATCCTCACAATGTCGTTTTTTTATACCGATTTTCTGACTGGACtgattattttattttcatattATCTGCTTGCTTTACAGCCAATGATGTAGCAAAAATAATCGCTTTTGGGTTTTGGGATGACTCTCAAATGTTCAGTGCATATGGGCGTGAGTATAAATCAATCTTACAGAGATCCGGAATAATGAAACTTTATACATATATGAGAGAGAAATATGGCAGTGAACTAATAGATTTTATTATTCCGTTCAAAATYGAATCTacagaggaagaaaaaaagtaccaacaaaaatcattaaCTGCTTCTTTAACACAACCTTATGGTGCGAAGGGACAGAACAGGTCATTTGCCACTCCAAGGGCATTTGCGCGGTCGTCATGGAATAGAATAGATCTCGTATCTTCTGTAAGCTTCTGGCTCGGTATGTTCTTATCCATTAGAAGCTACGATTCAAAAGCAGGCATAAGAATATTCAAGCCCCTAGCTATACTAAGAATTCTTCGACTCGTAAATATCGATACCGGTATGCCATCAATTTTAAGAGGACTGAAATATGGTATCCCTCAATTGGTCAATGTTAGTTCTATGTTAGTGTATTTTTGGAtcttttttggaattttaGGAGTACAGATTTTTCAAGGTTCATTTCGAAGACAATGTGTGTGGTATAATTCCGAAGACCCTACTGATACATATCAATACAACCTGCAGTTTTGCGGCGGCCATCTTGACCCAGTGacaaaacaaagacaaaactATATCTATGAGGATGGTACTGAAGGTCCTGTTTCAAAGGGCTTTCTTTGCCCACAATATTCCAAGTGTGTTTCTAATGCTAATCCGTATAACGGTAGAATTAGCTTCGATAATATTGTCAATTCGATGGAACTTGTCTTTGTTATAATGAGTGCTAACACCTTCACTGATTTGATGTATTATACGATGGATTCAGATGAAATGGCTGcatgtttgttttttatcgTTTGTATTTTTGTCTTAACTATTTGGCTACTGAATTTACTTATTGCAGTTCTGGTGTCTTCTTTCGAAATAGCTAACGAGGAGtacaagaagagaaagacaATATATGGTTCAAAAAACATGGGTTATATTGCGCGTTTGATAACAGGCTATTGGAAATATTTTAAACTGAAGGCAAACCAAGCcaaatttccaaattggTCTCAGAAAGGGCAAATGATCTACTCTTATGTTgagtttatttttgttatgCTTATTATCTGTGATATAGGTATGCGTGCCTCTGTGAAGGTGACAACTTCCGCACATTATGCCAATATTCTCTTAAAGACTGACAGAGGAATTTCAATCGTTCTTTTCATCGAATCAATAGTAAGGCTAATATTATATCTACCCAACATGTGGAAGTTTTTGACAAAACCCAGCTACGTGTACGATCTTATCATCTCGATTATCACTCTGGTTATTAGTTGCCTTGCTGTCGAAGGAGTTTTAGGACATGCATATGCTTGGCTGTCCATATTTCAGATATCCAGATTTTATAGAGTGATCATATCATTCAacttaacaaaaaaattatggAAACAGATATTAGGTAACGGTGTTATGATTTGGAATTTATCTTccttttacttttttttcacctttttgGTTGCTATAGTTATGGCTGTGTATTTCGAAGGTGTCGTTCCACCAGAGGAGATGGCAGACCAGCCGTTCGGAATGTATTCATTACCGAATTCATTTCTAtcattgtttattattggGTCCACTGAAAATTGGACAGATATCTTATACCCACTTCAAAAACACTCTCCTAATATTTCCtcagcttttttttgttcagtGCTTTTCATTATATGGTTTCTCTTGTCCAATTCAgtgattttgaatattttcattgCATTGATATCAGAGAGTATGGaagtaaaagaagaggaaaaaagacCGCAACAGATAAAACATTATCTGAAATTTGTCTATCCTCAAAAGATCCAAGAATATACACATGCGAGTTTAATAGCAAGGATTAGAAAAAAGCTTTTTGGAAGTCGTAGCAATGAAGACACCAGAGATTTCAAACAATTTCTTATGAGAGGAACTGCAATCATGAACATAGCACAAAATATGGGAGAATTAGCCGACGAACTCAAAGAACCTCCATCTCAGAATATAATTCAAAGAGGTTTATCAAAGCTCACAAAGGGCGTTCCATCATTGAGACGATTAAGAATGTTCGCTAATAATCCATTTTATAAGAGTAGTGATGTTGTATTCACAGAAACGAACGATATCAACGGAAGAACCTATGTTTTGCAGTTGAATgaatatgaagaagaaaagttagaatatttgaaaaggtATCCTTTGTTCAATTATTcgtattatttcttttctcctCAGCATAGGTTTCGGAAATTTTGTCAACGCCTTGTACCACCCAGTACTGGTAAAAGAACTGACGGCACACGATTCGTTGAGGATAGTACAGATCTATACAATAAGAGAAGCTATTTTCACCACATTGAAAGGGACGTGttcgtttttatttttgcgCTTGCTACTATTTTATTGATTGTTTGTTCATGCTACGTCACACCATTGTACCGTATGTATAATCATATGGGAACCTGGAATTGGTCTTCTGCCTTGGATTGTGCGTTCATTGGTGCCTTTTCTATTGAATTTATTGTAAAGACAATTGCCGATGGATTTTTGTATTCTCCAAATGCTTACTTAAGGAATCCATGgaattttattgattttctCGTCCTCGTCTCAATGTGGATTAATTTGATTGCTTACctgaaaaataatggaaatttATCTAGAATTTTTAAAGGTTTGACAGCACTGAGAGCACTTAGATGCCTAACAATCAGTAACACCGCACGTCAAACATTTAATCTTGTCATGTTTGATGGTTTGAATAAGATTTTTGAAGCAGGGTTAATATCATTGAGTTTACTATTTCCATTTACAGTTTGGGGTTTAAATATCTTTAAAGGCCGCTTGGGTACTTGCAATGATGGAAGTTTAGGCCGTGAGCAATGTTACAATGAATATTCAAATTCTGTGTTTCAATGGGAAATTATGTCCCCAAGGGTTTACCAGCAACCATATCTTCATTTAGATTCTTTCGCAAGTGCATTCAATTCATTATACCAGATTATTTCTTTGGAAGGTTGGGTAGATTTGTTAGAAGATATGATGAACAGCTCAGGAATAGGTACACCTGCTACAGTAATGGGATCGGCAGGAAGTGCTGTATTTCTGGTTCTGTTTAATTTCTTGAGTatggttttcattttgaactTGTTTGTTTCCTTCATTGTCAACAACCAGGCAAGAACAACAGGTAGCGCGTACTATActatagaagaaaaagcatGGTTGGAATCTCAGAAACTTTTATCCCAAGCCAAGCCAAAAGCAATTCCCAATTTAATAGAGCTATCCAAAATCAGACAGtttttttaccaaattgCTGTTGACAAAAAGAATCTCTATTATGCGTCGTTCCTGCAGATAGTACTCTATATCCATATAATAATGCTGCTAAGTCGCAGCTACGATCCGAAGCACTTGATTGGTTACCAAGgcgtttttttcatgttttcCACCAGTGTATTCTTGATCCAGGAAGCATTCCACATGTGTGGCGAAGGACCAAGATTGTATTTTAGACAAAAGTGGAATAGTACACGGCTCAGCATCGTAATTATAGCATTTATTATGAATGCTGTAGCATTCCATATTCCAGCTTCTCACTATTGGTTTCACAACACCAAagggttttttttattggtaatatttttattcGTAATACCCCAAAATGATACATTGACTGAACTATTGGAAACTGCAATGGCAAGTTTGCCCccaattttatcattaaCTTACACCTGGggtgttttatttttagtttATGCTATTGCTTTGAATCAGATTTTCGGTTTAACAAGGCTAGGAAGCAATACAACAGATAACATAAACTTTAGGACTATCATCAAATCCATGATTGTTTTGTTCAGATGCAGCTTTGGTGAAGGTTGGAACTACATTATGAATGATCTAACTATATCTGAACCCTATTGTTCTTCTGATGACAACTCAACATATACGGATTGTGGCTCAGAAACATACGCATACTTATTACTCATGTCGTGGAATATTATTTCAATGTATATTTTTGTGAATATGTTTGTCTCATTGATTATTGGTAATTTCAGTTATGTTTATCGCAGCGGTGGATCTAGCTCAGGTATCAACAGATCAGAGATAAAAAAGTACATAGAGGCATGGTCTAAATTTGATACCGACGGAACTGGTGAACTTGAATTGTCTTaccttccaaaaataatgcATTCATTTGATGGCCcactttctttcaaaatttgggAAGGGAGATTAACAATAAAGAATCTAGTCAAGAACTTTATGGAGGTAAACCCAGAGGATCCATATGATGTCAAGATAGACCTGAATGGATTAAATAAAGAGTTGAACACCATTAGTAAAGCGAAGGTCATACAAAGAAAGCTGCAATATAGAAGATTTGTTCAGGGAATACATTATACGAATGCGTATAATGGGGGCATTAGGTTTTCGGACCTATTACTACAGATACCTCTCTTCACCACTTATTCCGCAAGAGAGTGTTTAGGTATCGATCAATACGTGCATTACTTGTATGTATTGGGTAAAGTGGACAAGTATCTAGAGAACCAAAGGAACTTCGATGTTTTAGAAATGGTGGTGACGAGATGGAAATTTCACAGTAGGATGAAACGTGCTATTGAACCCGATTGGGATGTCAAAGATCATTTAGCATCATCccatatttcaaatattgaTATAAACGTGGAATCCGTTCCAGAAACTGCAATGACAGAACCTATCGGGACACCTAGGATGAACTATGGTGTAAACAACTTTATGTGGTCTCCAAGAATTGACCAAGCGTCCACGATGGAACCGAcagaaaaaccaaaagatgGTAATTCAGAATAA